In the Hordeum vulgare subsp. vulgare chromosome 7H, MorexV3_pseudomolecules_assembly, whole genome shotgun sequence genome, one interval contains:
- the LOC123408267 gene encoding probable calcium-binding protein CML16 codes for MKKVFSRFDTDGDGRISPSELAAVLRAIAPPVTESAGGREVASMMDELDTDRDGYVDLGEFAAFHGRGRGERELDAELRDAIDVYDINGDDRISDAELSKVMSWIGEGCTARPRTQHHPWPPIASRVVADGR; via the coding sequence ATGAAGAAGGTGTTCTCCCGCTTCGACACGGACGGGGACGGCAGGATCTCGCCCTCGGAGCTGGCGGCCGTGTTGCGCGCCATCGCGCCGCCAGTCACCGAGTCGGCAGGGGGCCGGGAGGTGGCGTCCATGATGGACGAGCTCGACACCGACCGCGACGGCTACGTGGACCTCGGCGAGTTCGCCGCCTTCCACGGCCGCGGCCGCGGGGAGCGCGAGCTGGACGCCGAGCTGCGCGATGCTATCGACGTCTACGACATCAACGGCGACGACCGCATCTCCGACGCCGAGCTCAGCAAGGTCATGTCCTGGATCGGCGAGGGATGCACCGCCAGGCCCCGCACCCAGCATCATCCCTGGCCACCGATTGCGTCTCGTGTTGTCGCCGATGGTCGATAG